The Candidatus Dependentiae bacterium genome includes a window with the following:
- the gatA gene encoding Asp-tRNA(Asn)/Glu-tRNA(Gln) amidotransferase subunit GatA gives MNNLAFATIDELRSALEKKEISSKELLNFHLERFSKYDKTIGSALEIFNSDSIMAESAASGKLFAMPGLIKDNICQKNRITSCGSKILQNYSAPYDATAIARLKSAGAFLVGRANCDEFAMGSSTETSAYQKTRNPWDVSRVPGGSSGGSIAAVAAGFVPWALGSETGGSVRQPAAFCGIVGFKPTYGLISRYGLVAYASSFDQIGIATRTVKDTAHVLSVIAGHDERDSTTLQQPTKDYTATLNGKIKPGMRIGIIENALYAEGVDAQVVNAIEQAIKELERLGATIKRITLPVLDYSAAVYFILSRAEAASNLSRFDGVRYGLRVKKPTLAQMYAQTREQGFGKEVKARIMIGNYVLSVGHAGEFYVNAKKVQGLMRNAFNQAFEDVDLLVAPTHPAPAFKFGEFDENKLQMDLQDYFTCAMNITGIPAISIPCGMSSENLPIGFQLIAPHNAEELMLQTAHAFEQATPWHKKHPQGFGA, from the coding sequence ATGAACAATTTAGCTTTTGCAACGATTGACGAGCTTCGTTCTGCTCTCGAAAAAAAAGAAATTTCTTCAAAAGAACTTCTTAATTTTCATCTCGAGCGATTTTCAAAATATGATAAAACTATCGGATCTGCGCTAGAAATTTTTAATTCCGACTCAATTATGGCAGAAAGTGCAGCATCAGGAAAATTATTCGCGATGCCTGGCCTTATTAAAGACAACATTTGCCAAAAAAATCGGATCACTTCGTGCGGATCTAAAATTTTGCAAAATTATTCTGCGCCATACGATGCAACCGCCATTGCGCGTTTGAAATCTGCCGGTGCATTTCTTGTTGGGCGCGCAAATTGCGATGAATTTGCAATGGGCAGCTCAACCGAAACATCAGCATATCAAAAAACTAGAAATCCATGGGATGTTTCTCGTGTTCCGGGTGGCTCCAGCGGCGGATCAATAGCTGCAGTTGCTGCAGGATTTGTTCCATGGGCTTTGGGATCTGAAACGGGCGGTTCTGTGCGTCAGCCCGCTGCGTTTTGTGGCATCGTTGGATTTAAACCAACTTACGGATTAATTTCCCGTTACGGGCTTGTTGCGTATGCATCATCGTTTGACCAAATTGGTATCGCTACGCGCACCGTTAAAGATACGGCGCATGTACTTTCAGTCATTGCGGGGCACGATGAACGTGATTCAACTACGTTGCAACAACCAACCAAAGATTATACGGCTACCCTCAACGGCAAAATTAAACCGGGCATGCGCATTGGGATTATAGAAAATGCTCTCTATGCCGAGGGTGTAGATGCGCAAGTGGTGAATGCGATCGAGCAAGCGATTAAAGAGCTTGAGCGTTTGGGCGCGACAATAAAACGAATTACATTGCCAGTGCTTGATTATAGCGCAGCGGTTTACTTTATTTTAAGTAGAGCGGAAGCGGCATCAAATCTTTCACGTTTTGATGGCGTTCGATACGGACTACGAGTCAAAAAACCAACTCTTGCCCAAATGTACGCACAAACGCGTGAGCAAGGTTTTGGCAAAGAGGTAAAAGCGCGCATTATGATCGGAAATTATGTACTTTCCGTCGGCCATGCTGGTGAATTTTATGTGAATGCAAAAAAAGTACAAGGCTTGATGCGGAATGCTTTCAATCAGGCGTTTGAAGATGTCGATCTTCTTGTAGCGCCAACGCATCCCGCTCCCGCATTCAAATTTGGTGAATTTGATGAGAATAAGTTGCAAATGGATCTACAGGATTATTTTACCTGTGCAATGAATATTACCGGCATTCCTGCAATTTCTATTCCATGTGGCATGAGCAGCGAAAATTTACCGATCGGGTTTCAGCTCATTGCTCCGCATAATGCTGAAGAGCTTATGCTGCAAACGGCGCATGCGTTTGAACAAGCAACTCCGTGGCACAAAAAACATCCACAAGGATTTGGTGCATAA
- a CDS encoding phosphatase PAP2 family protein, producing MQLLIVCLFLFHFAFDVQANCINKKKYTNPCFQMRDIPEFLKEAVYLYRSLFTIDTVKVIVGTVPFYLSARMIDESLQKHFYDRNCHKNRGQFNGGFIEAVEKTAFAGSVLLSSFSLWAPDEHVRRTSRLFFVGVITGLCFKDVVKCAKTNANLRPWNEHFSCERRAHGGFPSGHMFEASYMMTVWGLEYGVRAWVPLGIFAGLMFAVSVNANRHYLSQTIAGTSVGVIFGLATQKAIAYSANQAWSVDVNCNDRVALNVSYRF from the coding sequence GTGCAGTTGTTGATAGTATGTCTGTTTCTGTTTCATTTTGCTTTTGATGTTCAGGCAAATTGCATAAATAAAAAAAAATATACAAATCCATGTTTTCAGATGCGGGATATTCCTGAATTTCTTAAAGAAGCGGTTTACCTTTATCGTTCTCTTTTTACGATCGATACGGTAAAAGTTATTGTTGGCACCGTACCCTTTTATCTTTCAGCGCGAATGATTGATGAATCTCTGCAAAAACATTTTTATGATCGCAATTGCCATAAAAATAGAGGCCAATTTAATGGTGGATTTATTGAAGCGGTAGAAAAAACTGCATTTGCAGGTTCCGTTTTACTCTCTTCATTTTCCCTTTGGGCGCCAGACGAACATGTGCGGCGCACAAGTCGGCTTTTTTTCGTTGGTGTGATTACCGGATTATGTTTTAAAGATGTCGTAAAATGTGCAAAAACGAATGCTAATTTGCGCCCCTGGAACGAACATTTTAGCTGTGAGCGGCGAGCGCATGGCGGATTTCCATCGGGGCATATGTTTGAAGCTTCGTATATGATGACTGTATGGGGATTAGAATATGGGGTTCGCGCATGGGTGCCGCTTGGCATATTTGCGGGGCTTATGTTTGCGGTAAGTGTGAATGCAAATCGGCATTATCTTTCGCAAACAATTGCGGGCACTTCAGTTGGCGTAATTTTTGGATTAGCAACACAAAAAGCGATAGCTTATAGCGCGAATCAGGCATGGTCAGTTGATGTGAACTGCAATGATCGAGTTGCACTTAATGTAAGCTACCGCTTTTAG
- a CDS encoding ribose-phosphate pyrophosphokinase has product MKVFFTRSVSHLAHASGQEIGTIAFDHFSDGELRVRIQDEVAGKEVWLVGATPTPAENIVEICLVLDALCKAGAKVNLLITYFGYARQDTMKKGESLSAAVLAHFFDQFSLNRFLVLHMHNPTFQHDVRFKSIINDAFFDELAKQADIIVAPDRGAMQLATSIAERCRKKTIFMHKVRPEVDQVELSFEGDVRGKSVLIVDDMITTGRTITQAAQLLKDAGAQKIIGAATHGIFSMHAFDLIEKSALEKLYVTNSIAQHYQHSRIETISLVPFINELVAI; this is encoded by the coding sequence ATGAAAGTTTTTTTTACCAGATCGGTGAGCCATTTGGCTCATGCAAGCGGCCAAGAAATCGGCACAATTGCGTTTGATCATTTTTCTGATGGGGAACTGCGCGTTCGCATTCAGGATGAGGTAGCAGGTAAAGAGGTTTGGCTCGTCGGCGCTACGCCGACACCTGCAGAAAATATAGTTGAAATCTGTTTAGTTCTCGATGCGCTGTGCAAAGCGGGTGCAAAAGTTAACCTTCTCATTACCTATTTTGGGTATGCGCGGCAGGATACTATGAAAAAAGGTGAATCTTTAAGTGCGGCGGTGCTTGCGCATTTTTTTGACCAGTTTTCACTCAATCGTTTTTTGGTTTTGCACATGCATAATCCAACATTCCAGCATGATGTGCGGTTTAAATCGATAATTAATGACGCTTTTTTTGATGAATTGGCAAAGCAGGCAGATATCATTGTCGCTCCCGATCGCGGGGCGATGCAGCTTGCGACCAGTATTGCCGAGCGTTGTAGAAAAAAGACTATTTTTATGCACAAAGTAAGGCCTGAGGTAGATCAAGTTGAGCTTTCATTTGAAGGCGATGTTCGGGGGAAAAGTGTATTGATTGTTGATGATATGATTACGACCGGCCGTACCATAACTCAAGCGGCCCAATTATTGAAAGATGCCGGCGCTCAAAAGATTATCGGGGCGGCAACCCACGGAATATTTTCTATGCATGCATTCGATCTCATTGAAAAAAGCGCGCTCGAAAAATTATATGTAACCAATTCTATAGCGCAACATTATCAACATTCTCGTATTGAAACTATTTCACTTGTTCCATTTATTAATGAATTAGTGGCTATTTAA
- a CDS encoding glycoside hydrolase family 1 protein: protein MAKAFITIYIACALALMITLPINGYELRWDWSTINHLDISFPENFLWGCADSALQTEGLETTDNRMVENSWTLFENEIAIPAERRAGKACHRWTKYEDDIQLMKNIGMNAHRFSIEWSKLEPEEGIYDHAAMQHYCAMIDQMLAQNIIPMITLFHHTYPVWFAKKGAFEYKQNNFHFVRFALYVFRHLHTKVPLWITMNEPVGYAIEGYYRGVYPPGKKSLKLAGKVAKNLLNAHVSVYKEFKKIDKRPQIGLSHIFNPLDAHSKWNPLEQVAARSFDYLVNKVTVNFFQSGTFDWAYLVRGYNRDAKQALDFFGINYYTHTTIKQMNLLSLKPQHRLDEVLLDHAIDGRVCKVLYPEGLYRSIKNAAKLNVPLYITENGTAAADPALRDDYIKKHLYVISRALQEGFDVRGYFFWTLMDCFCWRKGYTDKHGIYAVNFETQERTLRPGCDYLIETIKRFKNS from the coding sequence GTGGCAAAAGCATTTATAACAATCTATATCGCATGCGCGCTTGCGCTCATGATAACGCTACCAATAAACGGATACGAATTACGATGGGATTGGAGCACTATTAACCATCTTGATATTTCGTTTCCAGAAAATTTTTTATGGGGATGCGCCGATTCCGCGCTACAAACTGAAGGGCTTGAAACTACAGATAACCGCATGGTCGAAAATAGTTGGACCCTTTTTGAAAATGAAATAGCAATACCAGCAGAACGAAGAGCTGGCAAAGCATGCCATCGATGGACAAAATATGAAGATGATATTCAGCTTATGAAAAACATTGGCATGAACGCTCACCGGTTTTCCATAGAATGGAGTAAATTAGAGCCGGAAGAAGGCATTTATGATCATGCAGCGATGCAACATTATTGCGCTATGATCGATCAAATGCTTGCGCAAAACATTATCCCAATGATTACGCTTTTTCATCACACCTATCCCGTTTGGTTTGCTAAAAAAGGTGCCTTTGAATACAAACAAAATAATTTTCATTTTGTTCGTTTTGCATTATATGTTTTTCGCCATTTGCACACCAAAGTGCCCCTTTGGATTACCATGAATGAGCCGGTTGGTTATGCGATCGAAGGTTATTATCGCGGGGTGTATCCACCAGGAAAAAAAAGCTTAAAGCTTGCGGGCAAGGTTGCCAAAAATTTATTGAACGCCCATGTTTCGGTTTACAAAGAGTTTAAAAAAATTGATAAGCGGCCGCAAATTGGCCTTTCGCATATTTTTAATCCACTCGACGCGCATTCTAAATGGAATCCACTTGAACAAGTAGCCGCCCGCTCGTTCGATTATTTAGTAAATAAGGTGACCGTCAACTTTTTCCAAAGTGGTACTTTTGATTGGGCATATTTAGTGCGGGGGTATAATCGCGATGCCAAGCAAGCGCTCGATTTTTTTGGCATTAATTATTATACGCACACCACGATTAAACAAATGAATTTGCTCTCGCTTAAGCCGCAACACCGGCTCGATGAAGTTCTTCTCGATCATGCAATCGATGGCCGTGTATGCAAAGTTCTTTATCCTGAGGGCCTTTATCGTTCGATTAAAAATGCTGCAAAACTTAATGTTCCACTTTATATCACCGAAAATGGCACCGCAGCAGCCGATCCTGCACTTCGGGATGATTATATAAAAAAACATTTATACGTAATCTCTCGCGCCCTGCAAGAAGGTTTTGATGTTCGCGGTTACTTTTTCTGGACGCTCATGGATTGTTTTTGTTGGCGTAAAGGATACACCGATAAACATGGGATTTATGCTGTCAATTTTGAAACACAAGAACGAACTCTGCGCCCAGGGTGCGATTATTTAATCGAAACGATCAAACGATTTAAAAATAGTTAA
- a CDS encoding rod shape-determining protein MreC codes for MSFRGRLMLLFLGGCILFFLTRVIMPINSWQVMDSVSSVLVYPFLKIQSLIVAPFRSLSQKRWAIHELHTQVDELQQERETLISKLVQLEGALRFANDTKPLAEFMEQYAMQDAQVAHVIMSHISDQEHYVLVDAGSVKGIKPGMVALYQNNLVGRVDTVTPFYSKIVLVTDRSCKVAVWCGAAQARGIHEGINKLDVSILTHMNHLNAVAKDDLVLSSGEGVVFPQGFALGKVAHCSSDGVYQKVMVEPLISFEKLTYCLLIQKGAL; via the coding sequence ATGAGTTTTCGCGGTCGCTTAATGTTGTTGTTTCTCGGCGGATGCATTCTTTTTTTTCTAACGCGCGTGATAATGCCAATTAATTCGTGGCAAGTAATGGATTCTGTTTCTTCAGTTCTTGTTTATCCTTTTTTAAAAATTCAGTCGTTAATTGTTGCGCCATTTCGTTCACTCAGCCAAAAAAGATGGGCAATTCATGAATTGCATACACAAGTAGATGAGTTGCAGCAAGAGAGAGAAACGCTTATCTCAAAGCTCGTTCAATTGGAGGGAGCGCTCCGCTTTGCAAATGATACTAAGCCGCTGGCCGAATTCATGGAACAATACGCGATGCAAGATGCTCAAGTTGCGCATGTAATTATGTCGCACATTTCTGACCAGGAGCATTATGTGCTCGTTGATGCAGGCTCTGTAAAAGGTATCAAGCCAGGAATGGTCGCGCTTTATCAAAATAATCTGGTCGGCCGTGTTGATACGGTGACCCCGTTTTACAGTAAAATTGTGCTCGTGACCGATCGCTCGTGCAAAGTTGCCGTTTGGTGTGGTGCAGCGCAAGCGCGTGGCATACACGAGGGAATTAATAAGCTTGATGTTTCAATCCTAACGCACATGAACCATTTGAATGCGGTAGCAAAAGATGATCTAGTGCTCTCAAGTGGCGAAGGCGTGGTATTTCCACAGGGGTTTGCGCTGGGCAAGGTGGCACATTGTTCATCAGATGGTGTTTATCAAAAAGTGATGGTAGAGCCACTTATCTCTTTTGAAAAACTTACCTATTGCCTCCTCATTCAAAAGGGTGCTTTGTAA
- a CDS encoding DUF2779 domain-containing protein, with product MNKFVHKSIYIEYLQCAKNAWLKLHKKQELQDLLAPTDSEHAIMNKGNLVELWARRLFPEGILIEVHGEDAALLTKSYIEKKTSVLFQSTFYHDQFLVRNDVLEYNKRTGKWSLYEIKGKNSLYESKDKIDHIEDISFQAIILKEQGIELENLFIIHLNKDYLRINDIEIDKLFIINNVTENVKERESLTRERMQRAKIDLHQDKEEASICSCISQGRNAHCKTFSYSYPHVPEISVHDIARINEKRLSILVNSNILTIDDIPASFALTDIQSNQVNSYKFKKTIIDDMAIKQELDKLTYPLYFLDYESYAHPIPLFSGFKPYKHIPFQFSLHVLTDANSEPTHFEYLHEADCDPSEIIIQKLAAMIGPSGTIIVWHKSFEQKINTELGERHSSYNDFFQNLNNRIFDLEEIFKNQLYVHSGFNGKTSIKNIFPILVPELSYDKLMIQDGMDAGEKWFSMMNKELSSSEKSKIAEDLKQYCRLDTYAMYKIWQYLLLIR from the coding sequence ATGAATAAATTTGTTCATAAGTCTATATACATAGAATATTTACAATGTGCAAAGAACGCCTGGTTGAAACTGCATAAGAAACAAGAATTGCAGGATCTCTTGGCTCCAACTGATTCTGAACATGCAATAATGAATAAGGGGAACTTAGTTGAGCTATGGGCAAGAAGACTATTTCCAGAAGGTATCCTAATCGAAGTGCATGGTGAAGATGCCGCTTTGCTTACAAAATCTTATATAGAGAAAAAAACATCAGTTTTATTTCAGTCTACTTTTTACCATGATCAATTTTTAGTGCGTAATGATGTTCTTGAATACAATAAAAGAACTGGAAAGTGGTCTCTTTATGAAATTAAGGGAAAAAACTCTTTATATGAAAGTAAAGATAAAATTGATCATATTGAAGATATTTCATTCCAAGCGATAATCTTGAAAGAGCAAGGAATTGAATTAGAAAACTTATTCATTATACATCTTAATAAAGATTACTTGCGGATTAATGATATTGAGATTGATAAGCTCTTTATTATTAATAATGTAACAGAAAATGTTAAAGAGCGTGAGTCGCTAACGAGAGAGCGCATGCAGAGGGCTAAGATAGATTTACACCAAGATAAGGAGGAAGCATCAATTTGCAGTTGTATTTCTCAAGGCCGTAATGCGCACTGTAAAACTTTTAGTTACTCATATCCTCATGTGCCAGAGATTTCTGTTCATGATATAGCTAGAATTAATGAAAAAAGGTTGAGTATATTAGTTAATTCCAACATTCTTACTATAGATGATATTCCAGCAAGCTTTGCATTAACGGACATTCAAAGTAATCAAGTAAATTCCTATAAATTTAAAAAAACGATTATAGATGACATGGCTATCAAGCAAGAATTGGATAAATTAACCTATCCATTGTATTTCTTGGATTATGAAAGCTATGCGCATCCTATTCCTCTATTCAGTGGATTTAAACCATATAAGCATATTCCATTTCAATTTTCATTACATGTGTTAACTGATGCAAATTCTGAGCCAACCCATTTTGAATATCTTCATGAAGCTGACTGCGATCCATCGGAGATAATAATTCAGAAGCTTGCGGCGATGATAGGGCCTTCTGGCACTATTATTGTGTGGCATAAAAGTTTTGAGCAAAAAATAAACACTGAGCTAGGTGAGCGACATTCGTCTTATAACGATTTTTTTCAAAATTTAAACAATCGGATTTTTGACTTAGAAGAAATTTTTAAGAATCAACTTTATGTACATTCCGGCTTTAACGGAAAGACCTCTATCAAAAATATATTTCCGATTTTAGTTCCTGAGCTTTCTTATGATAAATTAATGATTCAAGATGGAATGGATGCTGGTGAAAAATGGTTTAGTATGATGAATAAAGAGCTTAGTTCATCAGAAAAATCAAAAATTGCTGAAGATTTAAAGCAGTATTGTCGCCTAGATACTTATGCGATGTATAAGATATGGCAATACCTATTACTTATCCGCTAA
- a CDS encoding NUDIX domain-containing protein — protein MNNKKIKIGCEIFILKNDELLLGKRKNCYGQGSWALPGGHLEYGETLFECAKRELREELGIEGLEFRLITITDTIDERGHYVHNSFLLESFSGEIQCMEPDLCYEWKFFNVSNLPHELFKPHQKIIGTYFKNILYQG, from the coding sequence ATGAACAATAAAAAAATTAAAATTGGCTGTGAGATTTTTATATTAAAAAATGATGAACTTTTGCTGGGTAAAAGAAAGAATTGTTATGGGCAGGGTTCGTGGGCATTGCCCGGTGGGCATTTAGAATACGGAGAGACACTTTTTGAATGCGCCAAAAGAGAACTCAGGGAAGAGCTAGGAATTGAAGGCTTAGAATTTAGGTTGATAACGATAACGGATACTATTGATGAGCGGGGGCACTACGTGCACAATTCTTTTTTACTGGAAAGTTTTTCTGGTGAAATACAATGCATGGAGCCAGATCTTTGCTATGAATGGAAGTTTTTCAATGTCTCAAACCTACCTCATGAATTATTTAAACCACACCAGAAAATAATCGGTACATATTTTAAAAATATCTTATATCAAGGGTAG
- a CDS encoding phosphotransferase encodes MKKEMQSFEKMIETIVLSHFGQVPKFIKRIEVGICNEVYNVGLEDKEIIIRLSPYNKFLMGSRDHIPKLKAVAIKVPDILAEDYSRTVVPLAYQIQTKIEGQDLIKVIETLTDDQLKKIAKEIANIFSKTKTFPVDDKFGLIWGGGETEISDTWTQRMRLWIDDSIERGKKTGVIDDSIIKVAENLYTKYKSYFDSIKPTAYFGDISSKNVMINNGAFSGLVDLDGLTQGDPLEAIGRIKLSWLGTPYGETYTNAIMNEMDLDEEQRKLVTMYALLNQISWLCENGIEYNQNTKSVVDREKEYKDKQIIKVLAAKLQLL; translated from the coding sequence ATGAAAAAAGAAATGCAATCATTTGAAAAAATGATAGAAACAATAGTTTTATCTCATTTTGGGCAAGTTCCAAAATTTATCAAACGTATAGAAGTGGGTATTTGTAATGAAGTTTATAATGTGGGCTTAGAAGATAAAGAAATTATTATTCGGCTTAGTCCCTATAACAAATTTTTGATGGGATCTCGTGATCATATTCCTAAACTTAAGGCCGTTGCAATTAAGGTGCCTGATATTTTAGCAGAAGATTATAGCCGTACGGTAGTTCCGCTTGCATATCAAATTCAGACTAAGATTGAGGGACAAGATCTTATTAAGGTAATTGAGACTCTTACTGATGATCAACTCAAAAAAATAGCTAAAGAAATTGCGAATATTTTTAGTAAAACAAAAACTTTTCCCGTAGATGATAAATTCGGTCTTATTTGGGGTGGTGGCGAAACTGAAATAAGTGATACCTGGACTCAAAGAATGCGCTTATGGATTGATGACTCTATTGAGCGCGGTAAAAAAACAGGTGTAATTGATGATAGCATTATAAAAGTAGCAGAAAATTTATATACAAAATATAAATCATATTTTGATTCTATCAAACCTACAGCTTATTTTGGAGATATCAGTTCTAAGAATGTAATGATAAACAATGGTGCGTTCAGTGGCTTAGTTGATTTAGATGGCCTAACCCAGGGCGATCCATTAGAAGCAATTGGCAGAATAAAATTGAGCTGGCTAGGAACTCCTTATGGAGAAACCTATACTAACGCAATTATGAATGAGATGGATCTTGATGAAGAACAAAGAAAATTGGTTACTATGTATGCATTGTTAAATCAAATTTCTTGGCTGTGTGAAAATGGAATTGAATACAATCAAAATACCAAATCGGTAGTTGATAGAGAAAAAGAATATAAGGATAAGCAGATCATTAAAGTATTAGCCGCAAAATTACAATTGTTGTAA
- a CDS encoding DUF1622 domain-containing protein, whose amino-acid sequence MLFFDSVLLYIKDFIAAIGVVVITFGAVRSVYQLFQMADRKKNVDANQIRLQFGNSVILGLEFMVGADIVGSLVQPDYYNLGLLAILVLIRTILSYFLNIELQALTPQQRQALK is encoded by the coding sequence ATGCTATTTTTTGACTCAGTATTATTGTACATCAAAGATTTTATCGCGGCGATTGGCGTGGTGGTAATTACGTTTGGCGCGGTGCGCTCTGTTTATCAATTATTTCAGATGGCTGACCGTAAAAAAAATGTCGATGCAAATCAAATTCGTCTGCAATTTGGCAATAGCGTTATTCTCGGCCTTGAGTTTATGGTGGGAGCCGATATCGTGGGCTCTTTAGTGCAACCCGATTATTATAATTTGGGTTTGCTAGCCATTTTAGTACTTATCAGAACAATTCTCAGTTATTTTTTAAATATCGAATTGCAAGCATTAACGCCACAACAGCGCCAAGCACTCAAATAA
- a CDS encoding class I SAM-dependent methyltransferase, producing the protein MRPLSHSSAKPSLYNKESETYDMFNHENSKIINGTIEKILRKYKKKTVLDLTCGTGSQVFWLADKGYEIIGADINAKMLKIAKNKGKQEKIEVKFIKCDMRTASIGKFGAVITIFNAVGHLTKNDFEKAMRAIYNNLHNDGLYIFDIFNARYFQKDNNITKLTIDWQKKDGKIKSRIIQYSTINDTGVLSSFTIELLQKSSESLKTTKHTNTLQIYSSDELKEMLHRNGFKVIRKCAIDGSRFDEDETDRIFIVAKKQELDVHPHKQN; encoded by the coding sequence ATGCGCCCTTTATCTCATTCCAGTGCAAAACCATCGCTTTATAATAAAGAATCTGAAACATACGATATGTTCAATCATGAAAACTCCAAAATTATCAACGGCACCATTGAAAAAATACTTAGAAAATATAAGAAAAAAACAGTACTTGATCTAACGTGTGGCACCGGATCACAAGTTTTTTGGCTTGCAGACAAAGGATACGAAATTATTGGAGCCGATATAAACGCGAAAATGCTCAAAATAGCAAAAAATAAAGGAAAACAAGAAAAAATAGAGGTAAAATTTATCAAATGTGACATGCGCACAGCAAGTATTGGCAAATTTGGCGCAGTTATTACGATATTTAACGCTGTTGGACATCTTACCAAAAATGATTTTGAAAAAGCGATGCGTGCAATATATAACAATTTACACAATGATGGCTTATATATATTTGATATATTCAATGCGCGATACTTTCAAAAAGACAACAACATCACCAAGTTAACCATTGATTGGCAAAAAAAAGATGGCAAAATAAAATCTCGCATTATTCAATATAGCACGATAAATGATACGGGCGTTTTATCTTCGTTTACGATCGAATTACTTCAAAAAAGTTCTGAATCTCTTAAAACAACTAAGCACACTAACACGCTTCAAATTTATTCATCTGACGAACTCAAAGAAATGCTACATAGAAACGGTTTCAAAGTGATAAGAAAATGCGCAATTGATGGATCAAGATTTGATGAAGATGAAACCGATAGAATATTTATCGTAGCAAAAAAACAAGAGCTAGATGTGCATCCACATAAGCAAAATTAA
- a CDS encoding YncE family protein, whose product MRAKMQKYFFLSFLFFLFPIHAKYISPDRVLATVPVGVTPAGLAITPDNKFAYVADNNNYTFTGQDAVSVINLETFLLQDTIFSATFNQPYTVTINAAGTKAYVTNSNSTTVSIIDIASNTDIGMITGFDGPSGFVITPNGKTAYVNNYGGPEGVQSGNGNTVSVVDLGTNTIVQTITLNLVPPAAAPAGLAISPDGAFVYTINYVDGNPGTGTMSIIQTSNNTVVGTIPGFSGPFAIAITPDGNFAYVTNFGSNNFFPFGTTVSVVDLRKRAIVETINVGIQPSGIAITPDGRYAYVSNYNTLYAGPMFTDLTAGQGTVNIIDIATNTVIPPIIAVGQSPDAIAIASNGRIACVSNYTSNTVNVLNILERMWLK is encoded by the coding sequence ATGAGAGCAAAAATGCAAAAATATTTTTTTCTGAGTTTTTTATTCTTTTTATTTCCAATACATGCAAAATATATTTCTCCCGATCGCGTCTTAGCAACAGTTCCAGTAGGTGTGACGCCTGCAGGCCTTGCAATCACTCCCGATAACAAGTTTGCGTACGTCGCGGATAATAACAATTATACGTTTACTGGGCAAGATGCGGTGAGCGTTATCAACTTAGAAACTTTTTTACTCCAAGATACGATTTTCAGTGCTACGTTTAATCAACCGTATACGGTAACTATTAATGCTGCAGGTACGAAAGCGTATGTTACCAACAGTAATAGCACCACGGTAAGCATTATTGATATTGCATCAAACACAGATATTGGAATGATAACTGGTTTTGATGGCCCATCAGGTTTTGTAATAACTCCAAATGGTAAAACCGCGTACGTAAATAATTATGGTGGCCCAGAAGGGGTTCAGAGCGGAAATGGAAATACCGTAAGCGTTGTTGATTTGGGTACCAATACGATCGTTCAAACTATTACGTTGAATTTGGTACCGCCCGCGGCAGCACCTGCAGGGCTTGCAATAAGTCCAGATGGAGCTTTTGTTTATACGATTAATTATGTGGATGGAAATCCTGGTACCGGCACGATGAGTATTATTCAGACGAGCAATAATACGGTGGTCGGCACAATTCCTGGGTTTTCAGGGCCATTTGCGATCGCGATAACGCCCGACGGTAATTTTGCGTACGTGACCAATTTTGGCAGTAACAATTTTTTCCCATTTGGTACAACAGTGAGCGTTGTTGATTTGCGCAAACGAGCAATTGTTGAAACGATTAACGTTGGCATACAACCATCCGGAATTGCGATTACACCAGATGGGCGCTATGCATACGTTTCTAACTATAATACGCTTTATGCGGGGCCTATGTTCACCGATTTAACCGCCGGGCAAGGGACGGTAAATATTATTGATATTGCTACTAACACGGTAATCCCTCCAATTATAGCGGTTGGGCAATCACCAGATGCTATTGCAATTGCTTCCAATGGTAGAATTGCATGTGTTTCCAATTACACGTCCAACACGGTGAATGTTTTAAATATTCTTGAAAGAATGTGGTTAAAATGA